The Peptococcaceae bacterium genome has a segment encoding these proteins:
- a CDS encoding Mrp/NBP35 family ATP-binding protein, whose translation MPECTGSCSSCEEKDQGRCTGEQQGKASGLNNVKHVIAVMSGKGGVGKSTVTALLAVAYRKRGYKVGILDADITGPSIPKLFGLSSAPPVTELGILPIRSRKGIEIISINLLLPSEDEPVIWRGPIISGAIKQFWEEVVWGDLDYLFVDLPPGTGDAPLTVMQTIPLNGVVVVTSPQDLAQMVVRKAVKMAEKMKVPLLGIVENMSYLECPACKQRVFPFGEGKAGLISQEFKFPVVGTLPLEPSVSSLGDEGRIEESPGADLLEIDFLTEQANKKQ comes from the coding sequence ATGCCAGAATGCACAGGCAGCTGCAGCAGCTGTGAAGAAAAGGACCAGGGCCGTTGTACCGGCGAACAGCAGGGCAAGGCGTCCGGGCTTAACAACGTCAAACACGTGATAGCGGTGATGAGCGGGAAGGGAGGTGTAGGCAAGTCAACCGTAACGGCCCTTTTAGCTGTTGCCTACAGGAAAAGGGGATATAAAGTGGGCATACTGGATGCCGATATTACCGGGCCGAGCATACCAAAGCTTTTTGGTTTGAGTTCCGCTCCGCCGGTTACGGAATTGGGCATACTGCCCATCAGGAGCAGAAAGGGTATAGAAATAATATCCATAAACCTGCTGCTGCCCAGTGAGGACGAACCCGTCATCTGGCGCGGGCCCATAATCTCAGGAGCGATAAAGCAGTTCTGGGAGGAAGTCGTCTGGGGCGATTTGGATTACCTTTTCGTTGACCTGCCTCCAGGCACGGGAGACGCCCCTCTAACAGTGATGCAAACAATACCTTTAAATGGAGTGGTGGTGGTCACTTCTCCGCAGGACCTGGCGCAAATGGTTGTCCGCAAGGCGGTCAAAATGGCCGAAAAAATGAAGGTTCCCTTGCTGGGAATTGTGGAAAACATGAGCTACCTGGAATGCCCTGCCTGCAAGCAGAGGGTGTTTCCTTTCGGCGAGGGAAAGGCCGGCTTGATAAGCCAGGAATTCAAATTCCCGGTTGTGGGAACGCTTCCCCTGGAGCCGTCCGTCAGCAGCCTCGGGGATGAAGGCAGGATCGAGGAGTCGCCGGGAGCGGATTTGCTGGAAATAGATTTCCTGACGGAACAGGCGAACAAAAAACAGTAA